From a region of the Desulfuromonas sp. KJ2020 genome:
- a CDS encoding DUF5714 domain-containing protein produces the protein MSFDPSQWTRCAFENVPIYVRGDQPCWFVPNRAGDELLQRWQRGEAPPSSLEAERFRQRLPDHQDAGYVGRGAILKTEHLRELWFHLTNRCNLACRHCLFASGPEAADELSLEDVTQLAAEAVDLGCRVFALTGGEPLSHPHFSAIVRDLLAYRDTQVVVLTNGLQLSSHLETADWDLSRFHLQVSVDGLEERHDRLRGKGTFAALGAELAWLKARKLPFTLSMCVERENVADMPALIDYAADVGAATVHFLWYFVRGRAGAEGLVPPSELFHHLRLASERAKARGLRIDNLEALRTQAFAPVGTFHDGSNSGWESVAVGPDRRLYPSAATVGLKELATDLSQGLATAWRQGESLRQLREATAATLPSPWRFFTGGGDADHSFLRGGCFAGDDPYVPLYENILLWLIASEAEPSRDDDRPSLRLKMGDVLESCGAHGAVALTHANCLLSLANHDSRRVVKDFYAAAVGDSKTEILNPVCYDKDLIAHIPAEFRFRGYGCGSPVLDAGLQPGETVVDLGCGGGVECFIAARLVGATGRVIGVDMLEPMLALAQKGARGVRVNLGYDNLTFEKGYLEELPLAENSADVILSNCVLNLSSHKRRTFAGIVRALKPGGRLVVADVVCDREPGGAIRNDTTLHGECIGGALSQQDLVGLLEEAGFAHIRLIKRFPYRTVQGHPFFSLTFEARKPAAAATVRAMYRGPFASVITSSGQTLTVGTEMEIAASEAAQLGEQLFVFDTQGAVSNLDLGAGCGCALPPETRTDQTGVQLSAPRTMKYGSGCMVCGAPLDYFPQERPATCTYCGQSFAANASCTHGHFVCDGCHSQDALQVIEQICLESRETDLLALFDRIRRHPAIPTHGPEHHALVPAVILTTFGNLGGPISPDQIRAGIQRGSRVLGGSCAFLGTCGAATGVGVAFSLLLEANPLKGTQRQQVQQLTQEVLARIAALKAPRCCRRDGWVALRAAAELSAPLLSIPLRAEAVIGCRQQADNRECIGQNCPLHANHRQVPRQAHPD, from the coding sequence TTGCAGCGCTGGCAGCGGGGAGAAGCCCCCCCCAGCTCGCTAGAGGCTGAACGGTTTCGGCAGAGGCTGCCGGACCATCAAGACGCTGGCTACGTCGGCCGTGGCGCCATCCTTAAGACCGAACATTTGCGGGAACTGTGGTTTCACCTGACCAACCGCTGCAACCTGGCCTGCCGCCATTGTCTGTTCGCCTCCGGACCAGAGGCGGCCGACGAACTTTCCCTGGAGGACGTGACACAGCTGGCCGCCGAGGCGGTGGATCTCGGCTGCCGGGTCTTTGCCCTCACCGGCGGCGAGCCTCTTAGCCACCCCCACTTCAGCGCCATCGTCCGTGACCTGCTGGCCTACCGGGACACCCAGGTCGTCGTGCTGACCAACGGCCTGCAGCTATCCAGCCACCTGGAGACCGCCGACTGGGATCTCTCCCGTTTTCATCTGCAGGTCAGCGTCGACGGTCTGGAAGAGCGACACGACCGCCTCCGGGGCAAGGGGACCTTTGCCGCCCTCGGCGCCGAGCTAGCGTGGCTGAAAGCCCGGAAACTCCCCTTCACCCTCTCCATGTGCGTCGAGCGCGAGAATGTCGCCGATATGCCGGCGCTCATCGATTATGCCGCCGACGTCGGCGCCGCCACCGTCCATTTTCTCTGGTACTTCGTGCGCGGCCGCGCCGGGGCTGAAGGCTTAGTCCCCCCGAGCGAACTCTTCCATCATCTGCGCCTCGCCTCCGAGCGCGCCAAAGCCCGCGGCCTCCGCATCGACAACCTGGAGGCGCTGCGCACCCAGGCCTTCGCCCCCGTCGGCACCTTCCACGACGGCAGCAACAGCGGCTGGGAATCCGTCGCCGTCGGCCCCGACCGCCGCCTTTATCCCTCGGCCGCCACCGTCGGCCTGAAAGAGCTGGCCACCGATCTTTCCCAAGGTTTGGCGACGGCCTGGCGCCAGGGCGAATCTCTGCGACAGCTGCGAGAGGCCACGGCGGCCACACTCCCCTCCCCCTGGCGATTTTTTACGGGCGGGGGCGATGCCGATCACAGCTTTCTCCGTGGCGGATGCTTTGCAGGAGATGACCCCTATGTGCCGCTGTACGAGAACATCCTGCTTTGGCTTATCGCCTCAGAGGCCGAGCCCAGCCGCGACGATGACAGACCGAGCCTACGCCTGAAGATGGGGGATGTGCTGGAGAGCTGCGGAGCCCATGGTGCTGTCGCCCTCACCCACGCCAACTGCCTGCTGTCCCTGGCCAATCACGACAGCCGCCGCGTCGTCAAAGACTTTTACGCCGCGGCGGTGGGTGACAGCAAAACGGAGATTCTTAATCCCGTCTGTTATGACAAGGACCTTATCGCCCACATCCCGGCCGAGTTCCGCTTTCGTGGCTACGGCTGCGGCAGCCCGGTGCTGGACGCCGGCCTGCAACCAGGGGAGACGGTGGTCGATCTCGGCTGCGGCGGCGGGGTTGAATGCTTTATCGCAGCCCGCCTGGTCGGCGCGACAGGCCGGGTCATAGGGGTCGACATGCTCGAACCCATGCTCGCACTGGCCCAAAAAGGAGCGCGGGGCGTCCGGGTCAACCTCGGCTACGACAACCTGACCTTTGAAAAAGGCTATCTGGAAGAACTGCCTCTGGCTGAAAATAGTGCCGACGTCATCCTCTCCAACTGCGTCCTGAACCTCTCCAGTCACAAGCGGCGGACCTTTGCCGGCATCGTCCGCGCCCTGAAACCCGGCGGCCGTCTCGTCGTGGCCGATGTGGTGTGCGACCGCGAGCCCGGCGGCGCTATCCGCAACGACACCACCCTGCACGGCGAATGCATCGGCGGCGCCCTCAGCCAGCAAGATCTGGTCGGGTTGCTGGAAGAAGCTGGCTTCGCCCACATTCGCCTGATCAAACGCTTCCCCTATCGCACCGTGCAGGGGCACCCTTTCTTCTCCTTGACCTTCGAGGCCCGCAAACCTGCGGCCGCTGCCACGGTGCGGGCCATGTACCGCGGCCCCTTCGCCAGCGTCATCACCAGCAGCGGCCAGACCCTCACCGTCGGTACAGAGATGGAGATTGCCGCCAGCGAGGCAGCCCAGCTGGGCGAGCAGCTATTCGTCTTCGACACCCAGGGGGCTGTCAGCAACCTTGATCTCGGGGCCGGCTGCGGCTGCGCTCTGCCGCCGGAAACCCGGACCGATCAAACGGGGGTTCAGCTTTCGGCGCCGCGCACGATGAAATATGGCAGCGGCTGCATGGTCTGCGGCGCTCCCCTCGACTACTTTCCGCAGGAGCGCCCCGCCACCTGCACCTATTGCGGCCAGAGTTTTGCCGCCAACGCCAGCTGCACACACGGTCATTTCGTCTGCGACGGCTGCCATTCACAGGACGCCCTGCAGGTCATTGAGCAGATTTGCCTGGAGAGCCGCGAAACGGATCTGCTCGCCCTCTTCGACCGCATCCGTCGGCACCCGGCCATTCCCACCCACGGCCCCGAACACCATGCCTTGGTGCCGGCTGTCATCCTCACTACCTTTGGCAATCTCGGCGGGCCTATCTCCCCTGACCAGATCCGGGCCGGCATCCAGCGTGGCAGCAGGGTCCTTGGCGGCAGTTGCGCCTTCCTCGGCACCTGCGGCGCCGCCACCGGGGTCGGCGTCGCCTTCAGCCTTCTGCTTGAGGCCAATCCCCTCAAGGGAACACAGCGTCAGCAGGTTCAGCAGCTGACCCAGGAGGTGCTCGCCCGCATCGCGGCTCTGAAAGCGCCTCGCTGCTGCCGGCGCGACGGCTGGGTCGCCCTGCGAGCCGCAGCCGAGCTGTCGGCGCCGCTGCTGTCCATCCCACTGCGGGCCGAGGCCGTCATCGGCTGCCGCCAGCAGGCCGACAATCGCGAATGCATCGGTCAAAACTGTCCCCTTCATGCAAACCATCGGCAAGTTCCCCGCCAGGCCCATCCCGACTGA
- a CDS encoding FeoA family protein: MMCLSELKRGQAATVANIPDEQLRVQLLRFGITAGCRVVCDTRLWAGPVVLRYGGQEIALGREVAKQIRVAR; this comes from the coding sequence ATGATGTGTCTCAGTGAATTAAAGCGTGGGCAGGCGGCGACGGTGGCAAATATCCCCGATGAGCAGCTGCGGGTGCAGCTGCTGCGCTTCGGGATCACGGCGGGGTGCCGGGTCGTCTGCGATACCCGCTTGTGGGCGGGGCCGGTGGTGCTGCGCTACGGTGGTCAGGAAATCGCCCTGGGGCGTGAGGTGGCCAAACAGATCAGGGTGGCTCGTTAA
- a CDS encoding hemerythrin domain-containing protein, with translation MMTNVTQVMVEEHKLILRMIALVEKNTELLEQGKFRDWQFYLDAVSFIRNYADRFHHAKEEDVLFKALVANGMPRENSPVAAMMMAHDQGRDFVRGMEEAAQLAKEGEPGQVSRIAENARGYARLLRDHIDKEDNILYPLAEKVLPEDVRPAMQEGYRQAEASATAGLEEHYRRMVENYEARLGA, from the coding sequence ATTATGACCAACGTAACTCAGGTGATGGTGGAGGAGCACAAGCTCATCCTGCGCATGATCGCGCTGGTGGAGAAGAATACCGAGCTGTTGGAGCAGGGCAAGTTCCGCGACTGGCAGTTCTATCTCGACGCAGTGAGCTTTATTCGCAACTACGCTGATCGCTTCCATCATGCCAAGGAAGAGGACGTCCTGTTCAAGGCGCTGGTGGCCAACGGCATGCCCCGCGAGAATTCTCCGGTGGCGGCTATGATGATGGCCCACGACCAGGGGCGCGATTTTGTCCGCGGCATGGAAGAGGCGGCCCAGCTGGCGAAAGAGGGCGAGCCGGGCCAGGTCAGCCGTATCGCCGAAAACGCCCGGGGCTACGCCCGCCTGCTGCGCGACCATATCGACAAGGAGGATAATATCCTCTACCCCCTGGCCGAAAAGGTGCTCCCCGAGGACGTCCGCCCGGCCATGCAGGAAGGCTACCGGCAGGCCGAGGCTTCGGCGACGGCAGGGCTGGAAGAACACTATCGCCGCATGGTGGAAAACTACGAGGCGCGTCTGGGCGCTTGA
- a CDS encoding rhomboid family intramembrane serine protease codes for MQNDSAYEQTASKGSEQPEWLRILPEEPALTWGRMRQWALVLSARRIPHRRQKTEKGWHLLAPPSYLALAEKEIALFEQENRNWPPPAEPPVLADNNLVTLSVLGVLAIFYNVTLMDILAFGHAPVDWIALGNADADKILNGQWWRTVTALTLHADALHLLGNIGIGGFFLVLVCRQLGSGLGWSLVLLSGTAGNLLNAWIYHSDHRSVGASTALFGAVGLLAGIRMVQKRHPLSRGWLWPLAAALALLALLGVGDENTDLGAHLFGFVAGIVPGLLAGRRLRRAGHPSPRVNALLALLALLTVVLAWALALHLSA; via the coding sequence GTGCAGAACGACAGCGCATACGAGCAGACGGCGTCAAAAGGATCCGAACAGCCCGAGTGGCTTCGTATCCTTCCGGAGGAGCCCGCCCTGACCTGGGGACGGATGCGCCAATGGGCCCTGGTCCTCTCAGCCCGCCGCATCCCCCACCGTCGGCAGAAAACGGAAAAAGGGTGGCACCTGCTGGCACCTCCCAGTTATCTGGCCTTGGCGGAAAAAGAAATCGCCCTTTTTGAGCAGGAAAACCGCAACTGGCCGCCGCCCGCCGAACCTCCCGTCCTGGCCGACAACAACCTGGTCACGCTTTCCGTCCTGGGTGTCCTGGCCATCTTCTACAATGTGACCCTGATGGATATCCTGGCGTTCGGCCACGCGCCCGTCGACTGGATCGCGCTCGGCAACGCCGATGCCGACAAGATTCTGAACGGCCAGTGGTGGCGGACCGTTACCGCCCTCACCCTCCATGCCGACGCTCTGCACCTGCTGGGGAATATCGGCATCGGCGGCTTTTTCCTCGTCCTCGTCTGCCGCCAGCTTGGTTCCGGTCTCGGTTGGAGTCTGGTGCTGCTGAGCGGCACCGCCGGCAATCTGCTCAACGCCTGGATCTATCACAGCGATCATCGCTCTGTCGGGGCTTCGACGGCCCTCTTCGGCGCCGTCGGCCTGCTGGCGGGTATCCGCATGGTACAGAAGCGTCACCCCCTCTCCCGCGGATGGCTCTGGCCCCTGGCCGCCGCCCTGGCCCTGCTCGCTCTGCTCGGCGTCGGCGACGAGAACACCGACCTCGGCGCGCATCTCTTCGGCTTTGTGGCCGGCATCGTCCCCGGGCTGCTGGCCGGCCGTCGGCTCCGCCGTGCCGGCCATCCCTCGCCGCGGGTCAACGCTCTCCTCGCCCTCCTGGCCTTGCTGACGGTCGTGCTGGCCTGGGCTCTGGCCCTTCATCTTTCAGCCTGA
- a CDS encoding DUF362 domain-containing protein, protein MGHHRITEDCIGCGACAEVCPMQAIHPINGKYQVDMHQCIDCGTCEGVCPVDAIRRR, encoded by the coding sequence GTGGGACATCATCGGATAACAGAAGATTGCATCGGTTGCGGGGCCTGTGCGGAGGTGTGCCCCATGCAGGCGATTCATCCCATCAATGGAAAATACCAGGTTGACATGCACCAGTGCATCGACTGCGGCACCTGCGAAGGCGTCTGTCCCGTCGATGCCATCAGGCGTCGCTGA
- a CDS encoding methionine adenosyltransferase — protein MRLVVEELPVAPMERRPMEIVERKGLGHPDSICDAAMDAVSVALCQAYRERFGVILHHNVDKGLLVAGRTRKWFGGGRVQRPMDLYIGDRATLAYGGDKIPVKEIATEAARQWFREHLPAVEVDRHLRCRVVLAPGSAELTGIFSRPGEVLAANDTSAAVGFYPLSRTERLVLGLEHHLNGHDFKQDFPDTGEDVKIMAVRRGEELDLTVAMPMLAPYVASEKDYFRRKEEIGAELDRFVSTLTHEMAVHLYFNALDQAGQGQQGTYLSLLGTSAEDADSGQVGRGNRVNGLISVGRPLGTEAVAGKNPVSHVGKIYNVLAHRVARRLVEEVDGIREAAVYLVSRIGAPINDPKMAALQLILAAGCGVAEVSKPAAKILQAELDDIASLCNKLALGHYPVC, from the coding sequence GTGCGCCTGGTTGTCGAAGAGCTGCCTGTTGCCCCCATGGAGCGGCGTCCGATGGAAATCGTCGAGCGCAAGGGTCTGGGGCATCCCGATTCCATCTGCGACGCCGCCATGGACGCCGTCTCCGTGGCTCTGTGCCAAGCCTATCGGGAGCGCTTCGGCGTCATCCTCCACCATAATGTGGACAAGGGCCTGCTGGTCGCCGGGCGTACCCGCAAGTGGTTCGGCGGCGGGCGTGTGCAACGGCCCATGGATCTCTATATCGGTGACCGTGCCACCCTGGCCTACGGCGGCGACAAGATCCCCGTCAAAGAGATTGCCACGGAGGCGGCTCGCCAGTGGTTTCGCGAGCATCTGCCCGCTGTCGAGGTCGATCGTCACCTGCGCTGCCGGGTGGTCCTGGCCCCCGGCTCCGCTGAGTTGACGGGCATCTTCAGCCGTCCGGGGGAGGTGCTGGCGGCCAACGACACCTCGGCGGCCGTGGGCTTTTATCCCCTGAGCCGTACCGAGCGGCTGGTCCTTGGGCTGGAGCATCACCTCAATGGGCACGATTTCAAGCAAGACTTTCCCGATACCGGCGAAGATGTCAAGATCATGGCGGTTCGCCGCGGCGAAGAGCTGGATCTGACGGTGGCCATGCCGATGCTGGCCCCTTATGTTGCTTCCGAAAAAGACTACTTCCGGCGCAAGGAAGAGATCGGCGCCGAACTCGACCGTTTTGTCTCGACGCTGACCCATGAAATGGCTGTTCACCTCTATTTCAATGCCCTCGATCAGGCGGGGCAGGGGCAGCAGGGCACCTATCTGAGTCTGCTGGGAACCTCGGCGGAGGATGCCGACTCGGGACAGGTGGGGCGGGGAAACCGTGTCAACGGCCTCATTTCCGTCGGACGCCCTCTGGGCACCGAAGCGGTGGCCGGCAAGAATCCGGTCAGCCATGTCGGCAAGATCTACAACGTGCTGGCCCATCGGGTGGCCCGCCGCCTGGTGGAAGAGGTGGACGGCATCCGGGAAGCGGCCGTATACCTGGTTAGCCGCATCGGCGCGCCGATCAACGACCCGAAAATGGCCGCACTGCAGCTCATTCTGGCGGCCGGGTGCGGGGTGGCTGAAGTGTCGAAACCAGCGGCGAAGATTCTGCAGGCCGAACTGGACGACATCGCCAGTCTTTGTAACAAGCTGGCGCTGGGACACTACCCGGTCTGCTGA
- the feoB gene encoding ferrous iron transport protein B: MSQSCCKVAGEELEGKRRIVLAGNPNVGKSIFFGSWSGMYVDVSNFPGTTVEITSGRVGDDVLMDTPGVYGVSSFNDEERVARDVILGADVVVNVVDATHLERDLFLTQQIIDMGLPMIVALNFCDEAAALGIDIDVPALEEELGVPVIRTAAVKGQGLKEAYAALAMARPGRCLPEVEAATLQLLDRIDSRPEALLVLEGDEVVAARHGVAPLAERERIYLWRRQRTNEVVERAVTRPEKAGRLRSRIGRLCLDPLTGIPILLAVLYGCYVLVGVWVAGDVVGLTEETLMQGLYEPWVRGLVGNWVAESSVLGQLLIGEFGVLTMTVTYLLGLLLPLVIGFYIALSILEDSGYLPRLATVVDRAMNAIGLNGRAVIPVILGFGCVQLGTITTRILGSQRERTIATAILNFVIPCSAQIGVIVGMLAAVGLKLTLVYTLTIFLCLAVLGTVLNRAIPGKSSPLLIDLPPMRLPRPGNVLRKTLMRSYFFMKEAYVWFIAGSLGVSVLQISGGLRAWQELLAPLTEGWLSLPKEAATAFVMGMVRRDFGAAGLTELALSPWQVVVSLVVITLFVPCIASLMILFKERGVREALSIWAGAWVFAFLVGGTLAQIVL, from the coding sequence ATGTCACAGAGTTGTTGCAAGGTGGCCGGCGAGGAGCTGGAAGGTAAGAGGCGGATCGTTCTGGCCGGCAATCCGAATGTCGGTAAATCGATCTTTTTCGGCAGCTGGAGCGGCATGTATGTCGACGTCTCCAACTTCCCCGGCACCACGGTGGAAATCACCAGCGGTCGGGTGGGGGACGACGTGCTCATGGATACCCCTGGCGTCTACGGCGTCTCCTCTTTCAACGATGAGGAGCGGGTAGCCCGGGATGTCATCCTGGGGGCCGATGTGGTGGTCAACGTGGTCGATGCCACCCATCTGGAGCGGGATCTCTTTCTGACCCAGCAGATTATCGATATGGGGCTGCCGATGATCGTCGCCCTCAATTTCTGCGACGAAGCCGCCGCCCTCGGTATCGACATCGATGTCCCTGCTCTGGAGGAGGAGTTGGGGGTACCGGTCATCCGCACCGCCGCCGTCAAGGGGCAGGGGCTCAAAGAGGCCTATGCCGCCCTCGCCATGGCGCGACCCGGCCGCTGCCTGCCGGAAGTGGAGGCCGCGACCTTGCAGCTGCTCGACCGCATCGATTCGCGCCCTGAAGCGCTGCTGGTGCTGGAAGGGGACGAGGTGGTGGCCGCCCGGCACGGGGTAGCACCCTTGGCGGAGCGTGAGCGCATCTATCTGTGGCGCCGTCAGCGCACCAACGAGGTGGTGGAGCGGGCCGTGACCCGGCCGGAAAAGGCGGGGCGCCTGCGCAGCCGGATCGGTCGTCTCTGTCTCGATCCTTTGACGGGCATCCCCATTCTGCTGGCCGTGCTCTATGGCTGCTATGTGCTGGTGGGGGTCTGGGTGGCCGGCGATGTCGTCGGACTCACCGAAGAAACCCTTATGCAGGGTCTCTATGAGCCGTGGGTGCGCGGTCTCGTCGGCAATTGGGTGGCGGAGAGCTCCGTGCTGGGCCAGCTGCTCATCGGTGAGTTCGGCGTGCTGACCATGACGGTGACCTATCTCCTCGGGCTGCTGCTCCCCTTGGTGATCGGTTTTTATATCGCGCTCTCCATCCTGGAGGATTCGGGCTATCTTCCCCGTCTGGCGACGGTGGTCGACCGAGCCATGAACGCCATCGGTCTCAACGGCCGCGCGGTGATTCCTGTCATCCTCGGCTTCGGCTGCGTGCAGCTGGGTACCATCACCACCCGCATCCTCGGCTCCCAGCGCGAGCGCACCATCGCCACAGCCATCCTCAACTTCGTCATCCCCTGCAGCGCCCAGATCGGCGTCATCGTCGGTATGCTGGCGGCGGTGGGACTGAAGCTGACCCTGGTCTATACGCTGACCATCTTTCTCTGCCTGGCCGTGCTCGGCACCGTGCTCAACCGGGCCATCCCGGGCAAGAGCTCGCCGCTGCTCATCGACCTGCCGCCCATGCGGCTGCCGCGTCCCGGCAACGTCCTGCGCAAGACCCTGATGCGCAGCTACTTCTTCATGAAGGAGGCCTACGTCTGGTTCATCGCCGGTTCCCTCGGCGTCTCCGTGCTGCAGATTTCTGGCGGTCTGCGAGCCTGGCAGGAGCTGCTCGCCCCCCTCACCGAGGGTTGGCTGTCCCTGCCGAAAGAGGCGGCTACCGCCTTCGTCATGGGCATGGTGCGCCGCGATTTCGGCGCCGCCGGCTTGACCGAGTTGGCCCTGTCCCCCTGGCAGGTGGTCGTTTCCCTGGTAGTGATTACCCTCTTTGTTCCCTGCATCGCCAGCCTCATGATCCTGTTCAAGGAGCGCGGCGTGCGAGAAGCCCTGTCCATCTGGGCCGGTGCCTGGGTGTTTGCCTTTCTGGTCGGCGGCACCCTGGCCCAGATCGTCCTGTAG
- the hcp gene encoding hydroxylamine reductase produces the protein MFCYQCEQTANGTGCTKIGVCGKQPDVAALQDLLVYGLKGVAFYANEARKAGKKDAEVDRFMLEGLFTTVTNVDFDAEAIVKILKKCAQMRDKAKALAGPVVGNVPEAAQWQPAADTAGLVEQGEAHGVQSNGVDPDVKSVQEILIYGMKGYAAYADHALILGRESDEIYAFTHKALAATLDKSLGLMDFVTLALECGRINLVTMELLNKAHTDAYGHPVPTSVQLGTKKGKAILVSGHDLKMLEELLKQTEGKGINIYTHGEMLPAHGYPGLKKYPHLVGNFGGAWQDQAKEFPDFPGAIIFNTNCIQRPANSYKDRLFTWGLVQWPDVKHIDGWDFSEVIQKAQEHEGFGDNPGQEILVGFGHNAVLGVADKVIDAVKGGQIKHFFLVGGCDGAKTGRNYYTEFAEKAPEDTVILTLACGKYRFNKLQFGDIGGIPRLLDVGQCNDSYSAVQIALALADAFKCSVNDLPLSFILSWYEQKAVAVLLTLLHLGIKDIKIGPSLPAFVTPNVLNFLVQNFNIGPIGTADEDLKAALGTA, from the coding sequence ATGTTTTGCTACCAGTGTGAACAGACTGCTAACGGTACCGGCTGCACCAAAATCGGCGTGTGCGGCAAACAGCCCGACGTCGCCGCCCTGCAGGACCTGCTCGTCTATGGCTTGAAAGGCGTCGCCTTCTATGCCAACGAGGCGCGCAAAGCCGGCAAGAAGGACGCCGAGGTCGATCGTTTCATGCTGGAGGGACTCTTCACCACCGTCACCAACGTCGACTTCGACGCCGAAGCCATCGTCAAGATTCTGAAAAAGTGTGCGCAAATGCGCGACAAGGCCAAGGCTCTCGCCGGACCCGTGGTCGGAAACGTACCCGAAGCGGCCCAATGGCAGCCCGCCGCCGATACCGCCGGCCTGGTCGAACAGGGGGAGGCCCACGGCGTCCAGAGCAACGGCGTCGACCCCGACGTCAAGTCGGTGCAGGAAATCCTCATCTACGGCATGAAGGGCTACGCCGCCTACGCCGACCATGCCCTGATTCTCGGCCGGGAGAGCGATGAAATCTACGCCTTCACCCACAAGGCCCTGGCCGCCACCCTCGACAAGAGCCTCGGTCTGATGGACTTTGTCACCCTGGCCCTGGAGTGCGGCCGCATCAATCTGGTCACCATGGAGCTACTCAACAAGGCCCACACCGACGCCTACGGCCATCCGGTGCCGACTTCTGTCCAGCTCGGCACCAAGAAGGGCAAGGCGATTCTGGTGTCAGGCCACGACCTCAAGATGCTCGAAGAGCTGCTCAAGCAGACGGAAGGCAAGGGGATCAACATCTACACCCACGGTGAAATGCTGCCGGCTCACGGCTATCCGGGGCTGAAGAAATATCCCCACCTGGTCGGCAACTTCGGCGGCGCCTGGCAGGATCAGGCCAAGGAATTCCCCGACTTCCCCGGCGCCATCATCTTCAACACCAACTGCATCCAGCGCCCGGCCAACAGCTACAAGGACCGCCTCTTCACCTGGGGCCTGGTGCAGTGGCCCGACGTCAAACACATCGACGGCTGGGATTTCTCGGAAGTCATCCAGAAGGCCCAAGAGCATGAAGGCTTCGGCGACAACCCTGGTCAGGAAATCCTGGTCGGTTTCGGTCACAACGCCGTCCTCGGCGTCGCCGACAAGGTCATCGACGCCGTCAAGGGCGGTCAGATCAAACACTTCTTCCTGGTCGGCGGCTGCGATGGCGCCAAAACCGGGCGCAACTACTACACCGAGTTCGCCGAGAAGGCGCCTGAGGACACCGTTATCCTCACCCTGGCCTGCGGCAAGTACCGTTTCAACAAGCTGCAGTTCGGCGACATCGGCGGCATCCCGCGTCTGCTCGACGTCGGCCAGTGCAACGACTCCTACAGCGCCGTCCAGATCGCCCTGGCTCTGGCCGATGCCTTCAAGTGCAGCGTCAACGACCTGCCTCTGTCCTTCATCCTCTCCTGGTACGAGCAGAAGGCGGTGGCGGTACTGCTGACCCTGCTTCATCTGGGGATCAAGGACATCAAGATCGGCCCGTCGCTGCCGGCCTTCGTCACCCCGAATGTTCTCAACTTTTTGGTACAGAACTTCAACATTGGCCCCATCGGCACAGCGGACGAGGATCTTAAAGCCGCCCTCGGCACCGCCTGA
- a CDS encoding iron-sulfur cluster-binding oxidoreductase, with protein sequence MKNLACGCPGSQVRTIEKKSCTSQEASGRIASELRQWPTQLTLVPPTAPWLQNANLLIAADCTPFAYAEFHRDFIKDKVLVNACPKLDDCGPYVEKLTQIFTHNDIQSVTITIMEVPCCRGMVMVVKQALEASGKDIPVEVVVIGVDGERRN encoded by the coding sequence ATGAAAAATCTCGCTTGCGGCTGCCCCGGTTCCCAGGTACGCACCATCGAAAAGAAGTCCTGCACCTCCCAGGAGGCCAGCGGACGGATCGCTTCGGAACTGCGCCAGTGGCCGACCCAGCTGACCCTGGTGCCGCCGACGGCGCCCTGGCTGCAGAACGCCAATCTGCTCATCGCCGCTGACTGCACCCCCTTTGCCTATGCGGAATTCCATCGGGACTTCATCAAGGACAAGGTCCTGGTCAACGCCTGTCCCAAGCTCGATGACTGCGGCCCTTACGTGGAGAAGCTGACCCAGATCTTCACCCACAACGATATCCAGTCCGTCACCATCACCATCATGGAGGTTCCCTGCTGCCGTGGTATGGTTATGGTCGTGAAACAGGCGCTGGAAGCTTCCGGCAAGGACATCCCGGTCGAAGTGGTGGTTATCGGCGTGGACGGTGAAAGGAGAAACTGA